The following coding sequences are from one Bacteroidetes Order II. bacterium window:
- a CDS encoding PDZ domain-containing protein, translating to MSALFRRWPLLLLHFVTALFLVRGAQVALADRLFWDIEWINGGLVTAVLDHSPAKAAGLMPLDWVLKVNDAKPSEMPHLVSKAEAGEKLSLQVLRNGQQQTVWYLVTVAPLENRLNELMKPFVGFSFWVIGLILVVFQPSHRVAPIFLVSSIIATFMLSAITLRITLPGGLFVSNILETIIGVLAIHNYALFPSSIPKKMLIWLMGIMYGLLFLMGLAAFGAVYWTDDLGVRTWQFRLQEVFTDVGFMAALLILLWPSIRADNIDLARRKRLLVYGLTLGLFPLVTLYRLPTVFGNEPWVSYSWVYPFIVFIPITYGMALLRGELGKIDRFLNRSLVYSMLLGIFVGSYFVLFLYLESLPKYTFLKPFVSASIALLAAFGFPYVRQWLQKQVDALLYGGWYDYRTIIDQSAMRLNFVRDGTEMAAEVREILHWMRFEQAVLLFPQDIGGFWVIDQFGLLESQIQH from the coding sequence ATGTCTGCTTTGTTCCGCCGTTGGCCGCTCTTGCTCTTACACTTTGTCACCGCTTTGTTCTTGGTGCGTGGTGCGCAGGTGGCACTTGCTGACCGCCTTTTTTGGGATATTGAGTGGATCAATGGCGGTTTGGTCACGGCAGTCTTAGACCATAGTCCAGCAAAAGCGGCGGGTCTAATGCCGTTAGATTGGGTGCTTAAGGTAAATGACGCAAAACCTTCGGAGATGCCCCATTTGGTCTCAAAGGCCGAAGCTGGGGAAAAGCTCTCTCTTCAAGTGCTCCGGAATGGCCAGCAACAAACAGTATGGTATCTGGTGACAGTTGCACCTTTGGAAAACAGGCTCAATGAACTTATGAAGCCCTTTGTGGGCTTTTCGTTTTGGGTGATTGGGTTGATATTGGTGGTGTTTCAACCGTCTCATAGGGTCGCGCCCATCTTTTTGGTTTCGTCTATTATCGCCACGTTCATGCTTTCTGCTATCACCTTACGGATCACTTTACCGGGTGGCTTATTCGTCTCAAATATTTTAGAAACCATTATTGGCGTACTGGCCATCCATAACTATGCACTTTTTCCGTCATCTATCCCCAAAAAAATGCTAATATGGTTGATGGGTATTATGTATGGGTTGTTATTTTTGATGGGGTTAGCAGCTTTTGGGGCGGTTTATTGGACGGATGATCTGGGGGTGCGCACCTGGCAGTTTCGGCTTCAGGAAGTATTTACCGATGTGGGTTTTATGGCTGCATTGCTCATTTTACTCTGGCCCTCCATCCGTGCGGACAATATAGACCTCGCTCGTAGGAAGCGACTCTTGGTGTATGGTCTAACTTTGGGCTTGTTTCCGTTGGTCACTTTATACCGCCTGCCCACGGTATTTGGCAATGAGCCTTGGGTTTCTTATTCTTGGGTGTACCCATTTATTGTTTTTATACCCATTACCTATGGAATGGCTTTGCTACGGGGCGAATTGGGTAAAATTGACCGCTTCCTAAACCGCAGTTTGGTGTATTCTATGCTGCTTGGGATTTTTGTAGGAAGCTATTTTGTACTTTTTTTGTATCTGGAATCCTTACCTAAATATACCTTTCTTAAACCATTTGTGAGTGCCAGTATTGCGCTATTGGCTGCATTTGGTTTTCCTTACGTGCGCCAATGGCTCCAAAAACAGGTAGATGCCTTGCTTTATGGAGGCTGGTATGATTACCGAACCATTATTGACCAAAGTGCGATGCGGCTAAATTTTGTGCGAGATGGTACCGAAATGGCAGCGGAGGTTCGGGAAATCCTTCATTGGATGCGGTTTGAACAAGCGGTGTTGTTGTTTCCACAAGACATAGGTGGGTTTTGGGTGATAGATCAATTTGGGCTACTGGAATCCCAAATCCAGCAT
- a CDS encoding superoxide dismutase — MSHILAPLPYAYDALEPYVDARTMEIHHGKHHQAYVNNLNAALEGHADLQALSIEDLLRGINNVPQNIRQAVINNGGGHANHTLFWNIMKVNNGSGPKGDLAAALDSAFGSFDAFKTKFAQGGATRFGSGWSWLVVNAEGKLEAYSTANQDSPLMQGHTPILGLDVWEHAYYLHYQNRRPDYIAAFWNVVNWDAVAGLYAAAKG, encoded by the coding sequence ATGAGTCATATCCTTGCACCCTTACCTTATGCCTACGATGCCTTAGAACCCTATGTGGATGCTCGAACAATGGAAATCCACCACGGAAAACATCATCAGGCTTATGTAAACAACCTAAACGCCGCTTTGGAGGGCCATGCCGATCTTCAGGCGTTGTCCATCGAAGACCTCTTACGTGGCATCAACAATGTTCCCCAAAACATCCGCCAAGCCGTGATTAACAATGGCGGCGGCCATGCCAACCATACGTTGTTCTGGAACATCATGAAAGTGAATAATGGCAGCGGCCCAAAAGGTGATTTGGCAGCGGCCTTAGATTCCGCATTTGGTTCTTTTGATGCCTTCAAAACCAAATTTGCACAAGGCGGTGCTACCCGTTTTGGCAGCGGGTGGTCTTGGCTCGTGGTAAATGCCGAGGGTAAATTGGAAGCCTATTCAACGGCCAACCAAGACAGCCCCTTGATGCAAGGCCATACGCCCATCCTCGGCTTAGATGTTTGGGAGCATGCCTATTACCTGCATTACCAAAACCGCCGTCCCGACTACATTGCCGCTTTTTGGAATGTGGTGAATTGGGACGCTGTTGCGGGTCTTTATGCGGCAGCAAAAGGTTAA
- a CDS encoding 4'-phosphopantetheinyl transferase superfamily protein encodes MTISPPSISALMQQQSLCIMPVRCPFPANCIKLVSEEERNHAATFTNESRRATYLAGRLAMRTLLMPHLNQLPHEIPLVTEPSGAPALVLDPPLYVSVTHTASEAAAVFAPTPVGIDLEHIQKRRDDLWKFLLPPTDYEAFHALDAPQNEKNILLWVIKEAVLKGLKTGFRLSPKKIQAHINLDAQEALVTDHIGQHWVVPFTRHEDCWLAVALLQDQKS; translated from the coding sequence ATGACCATATCCCCGCCTTCCATCTCGGCGTTGATGCAGCAGCAATCCCTTTGCATCATGCCTGTCAGGTGTCCGTTCCCGGCAAATTGCATTAAATTAGTCTCGGAAGAAGAACGGAACCATGCTGCGACTTTTACCAATGAGAGCCGTCGTGCCACCTACTTAGCAGGCCGCCTCGCCATGCGCACCTTGCTGATGCCCCATCTGAATCAGCTACCCCATGAAATTCCTCTTGTTACTGAGCCTTCCGGCGCCCCGGCCCTCGTATTAGACCCGCCCCTCTATGTCTCCGTTACGCATACGGCTTCTGAAGCCGCCGCAGTCTTTGCGCCTACTCCTGTTGGGATAGACTTAGAACACATCCAAAAAAGGCGTGACGACCTCTGGAAATTCCTACTGCCTCCGACCGATTACGAGGCTTTTCATGCCTTAGACGCCCCACAAAATGAGAAAAACATCTTGCTTTGGGTCATTAAAGAAGCGGTGCTCAAGGGTTTAAAAACAGGATTTCGGCTTTCTCCTAAAAAAATACAGGCCCACATCAACCTCGATGCCCAAGAAGCCTTGGTCACAGATCACATCGGGCAGCACTGGGTGGTTCCTTTTACCCGTCATGAGGATTGCTGGCTGGCGGTAGCCCTGCTACAAGACCAAAAATCGTGA